The following nucleotide sequence is from Caldicellulosiruptor saccharolyticus DSM 8903.
AAAATAATAATGAAAGAGCTTCCGCATTTTAAATTTGGAATAGCTTTGACGATTGCTTCTTCTGAGGTTATCTTTGTACTTTATGACTATCTTCTTACACTTATTCTACAAAAGCTAAAGAGTCTTAAAATTCCTTGGAGGGGAAACTAATGACAGACCTTATAATAAAAGATGCGCTTTCGTTTTTGATTTCGTTTGTTTTGGTAACAGTTATAACACCGTATATTCAGAGAAAATCAATTGAAATAGGGTTTGTTGACAGACCAAATCCCCGAAAGATACATTCATATCCAATTCCTGTGACAGGCGGAGTTGCACTATTTGTTGCATTTTTCATCTCACAGTTTTTGATAAGAGGATTTAGCAGAGAATTTTTAGGTTTTTTTATAGCATCAAGCTTGATTTTGGCAATTGGTCTTGTTGATGACTGGTATAAATCTCAAGGTAAAGAATTTAGCGCTCTTCCAAAGTTCTTGGTGCAAATTTTGGCATGTTCAATAGTTTTTTTTATGGGTATTCAGATTGAAGGAATAACAAACCCGTTTACACACAAGTTCATAAACTTTCCTGTGTGGTTTCAATATATAGCAACAGTAATTTGGCTTTTTGGTGTGACAACAGTGATAAACTTTATTGATGGCATAGACGGGCTTGCAGCAGGTATTACAACAATCTCAGGTACAACTTTGTATTTTGTAGCTCTCATGAACCTTAGCATAATCTCAACAGCAAGGGTTTCAACATACATGGCAGCAGCACTTGTAGGTGTTGCTTCAGCGTTTTTGATTTTCAACCGCCACCCAGCCAGAATTTTTATGGGTGATTCAGGTGCCACATTCTTAGGATTTGTCCTTGGAACAATTGCTGTTGAAGGAACATTTAAAGTGGCAACAGTAGTGTCTTTGATTGTACCAATCTTGACATTAGGACTTCCTATATTTGATAATCTTTTTGTCATATTCAAAAGAATTAAGGAAGGGAAACCTATTTATAAAGCTGACAAAAGTCAGGTACACTTTAGACTTCTTGAAGCAGGCTTGAATCAGAAACAAACAGTGCTATTTTTGTACTTGGTTAGCATTTGTTTTTCCCTGACCTCTCTTATCATAATGCTTCTGGCAAGAAGATAACAAACAGTTCTTTTTCTTGTTCTAAACCACCCTCGTTTTAAATATGCTAATATAAAGATTAACATAAGTCTATGAAAAGAGGGTGGTTTTGGAATGAGAAAAAGAATTTTTTTTATGTTAATTTTATGTTTAATATTCTTAACAGCTTGCAGGGCAGATATTTTGTCTTCAACTATTCGAAGTGATGTGTATCAAAATGATCAGAGTGCAGAAACAGAAATTAATTTTGAGGTTGTGGATAGTGATGTTTACACTCCTCAGTATTCAAAAGAGGAAATAGATACTAACAATTCTTTCAAGGTTCTTAGCATATTTTGTGACAAAGACAAAAACCTTGTTTTAGCAAATATTTACACCACAAGGACTTTGTCTGTAATGAGAAAAGGGCTTGAATTTTCTATATTTTCTCCACAGAAACAAAAGAAACTTAGGGATTTTGGACTTTTTTGTATATTTCCTAATGATATTCATATAAACTTTATTGAGATAGAAGGAAACTGTGCTAAAGTTGATTTAAATCAAAAGTTTTTTCAGAAAAAATACAAAAATTTTTATATAAAAGCTATCACATTTTTTATTACCTCAGTGAATGGTATAATAAAGGAAGTTTATTTTTATAAAGACGGCACAATTTACAATAAAACTCCACTTTTGCGTCGACAAAATGACCAGCTAATCTTGTTTGTACCGCAAAAGGTTGAAGATAATATCTTTCTTGTGCCAAAGTGGATTAGTGTTTCACAAAAATATAAAAACACACCTTTGACTTTTGCTTTGGGGCAGCTAATAAAAAGTCTTAGCTATAGATTTTCTAAACTAAATGGGTTAAAATTGAATAATGTAGACCTAAAAGAGAAAACCCTATATCTCGATTTGTCAAGCCAAATCTTGAATTTAAAAGGAAGTAGCGAAGTTGACACTATCTTAGCCTCAATTTGTTTTACAGCAAAAGAAATAGATAACTCCATACGATATATTAAATTATCTGTGAAAGGAAAAGAAGGATATCTTGATCAGTACGACTTAAAGGATAAAATAGATGTAAACCAGTTTGAATTAAATCCTATAAATCTAAAACTGTGAAAGGAAGGTAAGAAAAAAATGAGACAGGACCAAAGATCATATAATGAACTTCGACCAATAAAAATAACACGAAACTTTATAAAATATGCCGAAGGCTCATGTCTGATTGAGATGGGCAACACAAAAGTGATTATCACAGCAACCATTGACGACAAAGTTCCTCCTTTTAAAAAAGGAAGTGGCGAAGGCTGGATTACTGCTGAGTATTCAATGCTTCCAAGAGCAACCCAGCAGAGAAATGTAAGGGATATAAACAAGCTTAGACTCAGCGGCCGAAGCCATGAGATACAGAGACTAATAGGAAGAGCCCTAAGAGCTGGTATAAACTTTAAAGCCTTAGGTGAGCGCGTGATAATCCTTGACTGTGACGTCATTCAGGCAGACGGTGGCACAAGGACAGCGTCCATCACAGGTGGGTTTATTGCAATGTTTGATGCGTGTAAAAAACTTTATGATGATAAAGTGATAGAAAATTTTCCAATTACAGATTTTGTTGCTGCAGTGTCTGTTGGTATTTGCGACGGAGTTGAGATGCTTGACCTTTGTTTTGAAGAGGATTCTAAAGCCTCTGTTGATATGAACCTTGTTATGAACGACAAGGGCGAGTTTATTGAAATTCAGGGCACAGCAGAAGGTGGTGCTTTTACTCAGGAGCAGTTTGAAAAGTTACTTGAACTTGGGAAACAGGGTATTCAAAAGATTATTGAGATACAAAGAGAGGTTTTAGGGGAAGATAGCAAACTAATTGGGAGTGTTCCAAAAGATGAGAAAACTTCTGGTTGCGACCAAGAATAGAGGAAAGGCAAAAGAGATAAAAGAGCTAATTGGGGATTTTTTTGACATTATTTTGACACTGAGCGATTTTGATGAAAATATCAACATAATTGAGGATGGAAAAACTTTTGAAGAAAATGCTTTGAAAAAGTCAAAAACTATATACAGCCTTTACAAATTACCAACTTTAGCAGATGACTCTGGACTTGAGGTGGACGCACTTGACGGAAGGCCTGGTGTGTATTCTGCAAGGTATGCAGGTGATAATGCAACAGATGAAGAAAAGATTAAAAAGCTTTTAGAAGAGCTTAAAAACATACCAGAAGAAAAAAGAGGCGCACAATTTGTTTGTGTGCTTACATTTATTGATGAGAATGGCAGAATGTATCAAACAAGAGGAGTCTGCAGAGGTAAAATTGGCTTTGCACCAAAAGGTCTAAATGGATTTGGATATGACCCAATATTTATTCCAGAAGGCTACAATGCAACATTTGCAGAGCTTGAAAGTGATGAGAAGAATAGAATATCACACAGAGCAAGAGCTTTTGAAAAACTAAAAAAGATTTTGGGTGAGATTTACAATGAAGATACTTGTGATAAGTGATACACATGGAATTACTTATGAAGCAGAAAGAATTGTAAGAAAGTACGAAAAAAATATTGTTTTGTGTGTTCATCTTGGAGACTTGGTTAAAGATGCTGTGTATCTCCAAAATAAATTTCCAAATCTCAAGTTTGAGATAGTGAGAGGGAACAACGACTTTACAAGAGACTTTCCATCAGAGAAGATTATAGAAGTTGGGAATAAAAAGATTTTAATAACACATGGTCATATGTATTCTGTAAAGTCTACATATGACCTTATTGTTAACCATGCAAAATCTTTCAGAGTTGATGCAGTGTTTTTTGGACATACACATCAGCAGGAGGAGTTTTACTCTGACAGCATCTTATTTTTAAACCCAGGCAGCATAGCTTTCTCAAGAGACGGCTCAAGATCATATGCTATTGCAGAGGTAACTTCGTTTGGTGTTGTAGCATATTTAGAAAAGGTGTGAAAAGATGTTAATAGCCAAGGGTGAGCTTGTAAATATAAGAGAACTGAGATGGGGAGATTTAAAATATATTCAAAAATGGTCAAATGATCCAGAGGTTGCGTACTGGGCTCGTGGCGAGAAAAATGCTACTGATACACCTATTGAAGAATTTAGGAGATGGTACCGTTCCCGATCATCCTCAACCATTAAAAGGTTTATAATTGAAACAAAAGACAGAAAACCAATTGGTTCTATCTCGTATCGAGACTATGACCCTATAAATAAAGTAGTTGTACTTGGAATTCATATAGGCGAAAAGGAATATTGGGGGAAAGGTTTTGGCACCGACGCAATAAAAGCATTTGTCAGATACCTTTTTGCAACACTTGATATAAACAGAATAGAACTTGACACATTTGATGATAATATAAGAGCTATTAAGGCGTATCAGAAGTGTGGGTTTAAAATTGAAGGGGTTTTGCGTGAAGCAAAGCTCATTGATGGAAAGTTTCATGATGTTATCATAATGGGTATGACAAGAAAAGATTTTGAGAAGATAGCAAACAAAAATTAAATATGATATAATAAAAACAAACATAAAAAAAGTAAAAACAAATGGGAGGAAAAAATGAAAACAATCAATTGCGTTGGTGCTGATTTTGGGGCGTCAAGCGGAAGAGTGTTTGTTGGAAGTTTCAATGGGGAGAGTTTAGAGCTTTTTGAAGTGCACAGGTTTGAAAATACCCCCGTAAGAATTAACCAGAGTTTATTTTGGGATTTTTTGTACTTGTTTAACAACTTGAAAATTGGGATTTACAAAGCTAAAAAACAATTTGGAGAACTTCACAGTATTGGGATTGACACTTGGGGAGTTGACTATGGACTTGTTGACAAAAGAGGTGACTTACTTTCAAATCCTTATCATTACAGGGATTTGAGGACGAAAAACGCAATTGAAGAGGTATCGAGAATAGTTTCGCTTGACAAAATTTATGAGATAACAGGCATTCAGTTTATGAATTTCAACACAATCTTTCAGCTTTACATAGACTACAAAACACGGCAGGATATAATGAAAAATGTGGATTCGCTTTTGTTTATGCCAGACCTTTTTGCATATTTTTTGACAGGTATTAAAGTAAATGAATACACCATTGCATCAACCTCACAGCTAATAGATGCACAAAAAAGAGGATGGTCAGATGAACTGATAGAAAAACTTGGGTTTGAAAAAAGAATATTTAATGATATAATTTATCCAGGAAATGTTTTAGGCAAATTAACACCTGATGTTCAAGAAGAGCTTGAAATTGGCGCTATTCCTGTTATTGCAGTTGGTAGCCATGATACAGCTTCTGCTGTTGCGGCTTCTCCCTTTTCTGATGGCAAAACCACAGTGTATCTCAGCTGTGGCACATGGTCGCTGATGGGAGTGGAGCTTGAAAGTCCTCTTATTAATCAAAATAGTTTTAACAAAAACTTTACAAACGAGGGCGGAGTGGAAAACAAAATAAGGTTTTTAAAGAACATCACTGGTCTTTGGCTCATCCAACAGATAAGAAGCACATGGAGCAAGAAGTATAAAGAAGTGAGCTTTAATGAAATCAGTGAACTTGCTCAAAAATCGAACTATGAGTACGCAATTGACCCTGACAGTAGTGAATTTTTAGCCCCGATTGACATTCTGGCAGAGATAAGAAAGTGGTGCAAAAATCATTTTGGAAAAGAGCCACAAGACTTAGGGGACATTGCAAAAGCAGCCTACAGTGGGATTGTACAAAAGTATAAAAAGACAATTGAAGAGATTGAAGAGTTAACAGGTTTTAGCATTTCTAAAATCAACATGGTTGGCGGTGGAATTAAGGATAAACATCTTTGTGAGCTTACAGCAAGAGAGACAAAAAGAGAAGTTATTGCAGGGCCTGTTGAGGCAACAGTACTGGGCAACATTATGCTTCAGCTAATAGCACTTGGATATGTTAAGGATTTGCGTGAGGCAAGAGAACTTCTTAAAAAGAGTATTCAGTTTGAAATCTATACGGGGAGGTAAGAAAAAAGGTGCTTGCGATTGAACGAAGACAAAAGATAATGGCAATGCTAAATGAAAACAAGAGTGTGCTTGTTCCAGAGCTTGCAAAGCTTTTTAATGTCACAGAAGAAACTATTAGGCGCGACCTTGAGAAGCTTGAAAAGGAAGGACTTTTAAAAAGAACATATGGTGGGGCAGTCCTTGTTGAAAACTATAATGTTGATATTCCGTTTGAGTTTAGAAATGTGACAAACATTGAAGGCAAAAAACAAATAGCTCTGACTCTAATAAAGTACATTGAAGATGGTGACACGCTTGTCATGGATTCAAGCACATCAGCTCTGCAGGTTGCAAAGCTTCTCAAGACCAAGAAGAAGATAACTGTTATCACAAACTCTGAACAGATAGTAAATGAGTTAAAGGTTTTTGAAGACATCAAGGTAATCTCAACAGGTGGGACGCTGAGAAATAGATCACTTTCACTTGTTGGACCCATTGCAGAGAATACATTAAAATCTCTTAATGCAAACAAAGCAATCATCTCCTGCAAAGGGTTTGACATTGAAAAGGGCTTTACAGAGTCAAACGAGCTTGAAGCACAGGTCAAGAAGATGATGATTGAAATAGCAGACCAAATTTACATGATTGTAGACCACACAAAGATGAACAAAATAGCACTTGTCAACATTGCAACACTTGATGATGTAGACTTTATCTTCACCGACAAGGTACTGCCACCAAGCCAAGAAAATGCAATAAGGGAAAAGAATGTTGAGATTGTATACTGTTAAAAGTAAAGGGGCTGCCCGGGAATTTTGAAGCAGCCCCTTATGTATTATTACTAAAACTTTGCCCTTTATTTTCCGTTGCTATTCAAAAGATGTAGTTTGAACTTATCATGTATAGCTCTTACCGCCTTTTCAGCATCCTTTTCATCAATTAAAACAGAAATCTTGATTTCCGATGTTGAAATCATCTCAATGTTAATTCCAGCATCGTAAAGGGCTTCAAACATCATTGCAGCAACGCCTGGGTTGTTGACCATTCCAGCACCTACAATTGACACCTTTGCAACATTGTCTGCGTATGTTATATCCTTTGCTCCAATTACATGCAGGTTCTTTGTCAATACATCTAATGTCTGCTTGAGATTGCTTTTTGACACAGTAAATGATATATCTTTTGTTTTTTCTCTTCCAATTGATTGCAAGATTATATCAACATTTATATTCTCTTTCGCAAGTAAAGAGAATATCTGGAATGCCTTTCCTGGAACATTTTCAACTCCAATCACAGCAACCCTTGCTATGTCTTTGTCACAAGCAACACCTGACACAAGCAGTTTTTCCACAGAACTTACCTCCTTTACAACTGTTCCTTCATTGTCATTAAAAGATGACCTGACAACTATAGGAATGTTATATTTTTTTGCAAGCTCAACAGACCTATTATGAAGAACCTTTGCACCCAGCGTTGCAAGCTCTAACATCTCATCATATGAAATCTCTTTTAGCTTTGAGGCATTTGGAACAATTCTTGGGTCTGCTGTGTACACACCATCAACATCTGTGTAAATCTCGCACTTATCAGCTTTCAAAGCTGCAGCTAAAGCCACTGCTGTTGTGTCAGACCCACCACGGCCCAAAGTTGTGATGTCGTCATATTTATTTATTCCCTGAAAGCCTGCAACAACAACTATGTTTCTCTTGTCAAGCTCTCTTTGAAGCCTTTCTGTGTCAATTTCTTTAATCCTTGCGTTTGAATAGTTGCTATCTGTCTTTATTCCTGCCTGCCAGCCAGTAAGTGATATTACAGGATACCCGAGCTTTTCAATTGCCATTGCCATCAGAGCAATTGATATCTGCTCGCCTGTTGAAAGCAGCATATCCATCTCTCTTTTAGACGGGTTTTCGTTTATCTCTTTTGCTTTTTCAATAAGCTCATCAGTTGTATCACCTTGAGCAGAGACAACCACAACTACCTTGTTTCCCTTTTCATACTCGGCTACAGCTCGTCTTGCTGCACGAAATATTCGCTCTTTGTCTGCGACAGACGTTCCACCATATTTTTGAACAACTATTCCCAATTTTTGTCCCCTCCCTTTTTTAAAACTAAAACGTGTAAAGCTTTTTATTATTTTTGTTTGATAATATTATATTACACTTTTTTGATAATTGCTTTATCTTTTAAAGCTACTGCTACTTTGCACAGAAAAGACTGTAGCACCACTGTTGTCAGCTTCTAAAATCATCAAATCCCACTTAGATTTCAATTCCAATGAACTAAGCGCAAGCTTAACATTTTGTTCAAAACTGTCGTAATTTTCATCAATCAATGCTATTATAGAAGGACCAGCCCCCGACAAGAATGCTCCTTTTGCGCCAAACTCCAAAGATAGGTTTACAATCTTATCAAAATCAGGAATGAGATTTTTTCTATATGGTTGATGTAGCCTGTCTTGTGTTGCAGCAGGCAAAAGATCATAGTTTCCGGTTGTGATTGCGCTTGCAAAAAGAGCTGCCCTTCCAACATTGAAGACTGCGTCTTTGAACTCAATATACTTTGGCAGAATATTTCTTGCATACTCAGTAGACAGCTGAAAGTCAGGAATGAAAACTGCAAACTTGAGCCTGTTTGGTACAACAAACTTGATGTAGTTTACTTTATTTTCTTCCAGTACTGCAAAGACAAGCCCGCCAATCATTGCAGGTGTTGAGTTATCAGGGTGCCCTTCCATTTTTGCTGCCAAGAAAATCATCTCTTCTTCAGAAAGTTTTCCGCCACATAATAGGTTTGCAGCATATATACCGCCTGAGATACATGCAGCAGACGATCCCAAACCGCGTGTCAGTGGAATTTCATTTATAAGATTTATCCTCAAACCTTTTGGGTACCATCCAACCTCGTTAAATACAACCTTCATGGCTTTGAAAACAAGATTATTCTCATCCTTTGCAATCGAAGGGTCGTCTGGGCTTGAAGTTATCTCTAAACCTTTTTCGATTTCTTCCACCTCAATGATGTTATAAAGTTTTAATGCAACTCCCATACAGTCAAATCCGGCACCAAGGTTTGCCGATGATGCCGGGACCTTTACAGAAATCATTTTGCAACTTACCTCCAAGCGTATGAATTTGTCAATGTTTCATATATTTTCATCGTATCTTATAATTGATAAAACCTTTTCTATAGCAGGAAGTTTTTCAAGCTGGGATATCTTTTCTTTGAATTCTCTTTCTTTCATCTCATGAGTCACAAATGCAAATTCGTTTTCACCAATTGGTTTGTGTGTATTTACTATCATGCAATCATTAAAAATTATTGAAACTGCATCTTTTGCTTTTGAGAGGTCTTTATACTTTACTCTTACAAAAAATCTGCAGGTTGTTTCATCTATATTCAAAACCTTTATATCGCCGGAGATTCCCCAAGTGTAGACATATGACTTGTCAATATGCTTGACAATATCAATTATATCTCCCACAACCGCGCTTGCAGTTGGAAGCTTTCCAGCGCCTTGGCCATAAAACATCACATCGCCTATTGCATCACCTTTTACTAAGATTGCGTTGAATACATCATCTACATTTGCAAAAGGACTTTTCTGGAGTATCATAAGTGGACTTACTCTTGCAAAAACAGTTGTACTATCTAACTTTTTACTCATGGCAATGAGTTTTATTGTACACCCGAGTTCCTCTGCATATTCCATGTCTTCTTTTGTAACTTTTGAAATACCCTCTGTATAAATATTCACATAATTTACATAGTGAGAGTATGCAATTGAAGATAAGATTGCAATCTTTCTGCATGCGTCATGCCCATCAACATCGTTGCTCGGGTTTCTCTCTGCATATCCTTTTTCTTGGGCCTGTTTTAGCGCTTCTTCAAATGACAGGGAGTATTTACTCATCTGTGTCAAGATATAGTTTGTGGTGCCATTTAAAATTCCTGCAATCTCTGTTATTTGATTTCCTGCCAAACAGTTCTGAAGAGGTCTTATAATAGGTATTCCACCGCCAACACCTGCTTCAAAGAAATAATTGATATTCTTCTCCTTTGCAATTCTCAAAAGCTCTGGTCCATGCTTTGCAACAAGTTCTTTGTTTGATGTAACAACATGCTTCCCTTTTTCTAAAAGCTTTTTTGTATAAGTATACGCAGGCTCAAGTCCACCAATTGTTTCTACAACAATAGAAACCTCATCGTCATTTAAAATTTTGTCGAAGTCTTTTATAATCAAATTCTTTGCCGGGTGGTCTGGAAAATCACGGATATCCAAAATGTATTTAATCCCTATCTCATCTCCAGCTCTTTTGGCAATTGATGCTGCGTTTTTTGTCAAAACTTCCCATACTCCTGAGCCAACAACTCCAAATCCCATTATTGCAATCTTTACCACTTCAAGTTTCCCTCCTTTTTGAAAACTTTAATATTCTTCTCTTCCTAAAATTTCAATTTTCTTCACTCCGTCAACTCTTTCTATTTCTTGAATCAACTCTTTTACAGACTTTGTCATATCAGATGTCCTTATAGATATTGTGACAGTTGCAATTCCACCCAAGGGAATGTTTTAGTTGATTGTAAGTATATTTGCGTTTGTGTCAGAGATAATATTTAGTATTTTAGAAAGAATTCCAGGTACGTCTTGCAAAACAAGTGCAAGTGTGATTATCTTCCCTCTTGAGCTTTCAAAAAAAGGAAATATACAATCTTTGTATTTATAAAATGCACTTCTTGAGATTCCTACCAATCTAACAGCTTCGTTTACTGCCTTAACTTCCCCCTTTTCCAAAAGTTCCTTTGCCTTGATGACTTTTAAAAAAACTTCGGGCAAAACACTTTCCTCAACTATATAGTACGTAGCGTCTTTTTTCAGCATTTTTCTGTTCACCCAATATAAACAAATGTCTTTATGGAATGGATTTTAGCATACTCGGAGGCAAAATTCAAGTATAAAAAAAGATATTTTATTTCATATTAAATGGTTAGAGAGGGGATTTTATATGATGATAAGCCTTTCGGATATTATTACAAAGTATAGTATTTTAATGTTTTTCTTAAGTGGTATTTTAATATTCTTGCTTGACATAAGAGAGCTTAAATCAAAGAATTTAAAGAGAGAAGCTAATTTGGCAAAAATCACAGGAAGTGTTTTAATCGTACTTGGTATCATCTTTTATATAGTAAAAATTTTCCTTTAAAAGTGGTGATTTTGGATATGGAATTTTTTGAGATTATAAGAAGAAAAAGACAAAGAGAAAAAGAAAAGCAACACACGCAAGAAGTTGAATTTGTTAAGGCAAAGGATGAGATTTCAAGAACAATTGATGACAATCTCAAATATATAAAAGAACTTCTTGTTGACAACGACGATATTGTGTACAGGGAGTTTTATTGTATGAATGTAAAATGCGCAACAGTGTTTGTGGACGGTCTTGTTTCAAGAGAGATTATAGACAGAGATGTTATAAAGCATCTTATGATTGAGACAAGCCTGATGGATGAAGATATAAGTCAAATCAATGCCTATGAAAAGATTTTAAACCATATCCTTGCAACCGCTGACATAAAAGAAGTTACAAGTTTTAAAAGCGCTATCTTAGACCTTCTTTGTGGTGAGACGCTTCTTTTTGTGGACGGTAGCAATAAGATTATTAGAGTTTCAACTCGAAACTTTCCAAACAGAGGCATTCAACAGCCAATTACTGAAAATGCTGTAAGAGGCCCAAGAGATAGCTTTAATGAAGTGGTAAGGTTTTCAACAGCTGTTATTAGGCGAAGAGTAAGAGATACCCGCCTTAGACTGAAAAATATGAAGCTTGGGAGGCGTTCTCAAACTGATATATACCTTGTGTATATAGACGATATTGTAGACAAAAATATTTTAAATGAGTTAAAGCAGAGATTATCTAAGATAGACATTGATGCAATAATTGACGGTGGAATGATAGAACAGCTAATTGAAGATGATGTATTTTGCTTTTTTCCCACAATACAGCACACAGAAAGGGTTGACACAGCAGTTGCTGCAATCTATGAAGGTCGAATTGTGATTTTGTGCGACAATACAAACACTGCTCTCATTGTTCCTGCAACTATTATGACTTCTATTCAGCATGCAGAGGATTATTACGAAAGATGGCATATAGCAACAGTTATACGCATCCTGAGAGTTATTGCTGCCATTACCGCTATGACACTCCAAGGCTTTTATATATCCATCTCATCCTTTACGCCGAGCATGATTCCACCTGACTTAGGGCTCTTTATTGCTGCAACAAGAGAAGGTGTACCAATTCCTGTTTTTATTGAAGCACTATTTTTGGAGTTCATGTTAGAGCTTCTAAGAGAGGCGGGCTTGCGACTTCCTGGACCAATTGGGCAAACAATTGGGATTGTAGGAGGATTGATTATAGGACAGGCTGCTGTACAAGCGGGGATTATTTCGCCTATTATGGTTATCCTTGTTGCAACAACTGCTATTGCGTCTTTTGCTGTACCTGCTTATAATCTTTCAATTTCTTTGAGACTTTTGAAATTTGTATATATACTTGTTTGTGCAGCATTGGGACTTTATGGATTTATACTTCTCAGCCTTATTATATTGGGTAATCTCGTAAAACTCAAAAGCTTTGGAGTGCCAATACTATCGCCATTTGTCTCATTTGAAATTATGGACTACAAGGATGCAATTGTAAGACTTCCAACGAGATATCTTTGGGCAAGGCCCATATTTGCAAGTACACAACAAAAGATAAGAATGATGTATGAGAAAAGTCAACCACCAAGTGCGGCAGGTGAAAATAGATGATAGTAAACGACAATGACAAAATATCCAGTTTTCAGTGTTTTGTCCTTTTTGTATCTGCTATGATTGGAATAGGTATTATGTTTATGCCATCAGGAGTTGCAAAATATGCCGACCAAAACGGCTGGATTGTAGTGCTTCTTGGTGGTATAATCTCCTTTTTGGTCTTTATGCTTCTATTTAAGATTGCAATGTCAAATCCTGATGTTACTTTTATAGAACTTTTAGATTCTGCATTTGGAAAAGTACTTGGCATAGTTTTTTCTTTTATTTACGTTATTTATTTTGTAGTTTTTTCTTCATTTGAAACAAGGCTAATTGCAGAGACAGCAAAAGAGTTCTTGTTTAACCTCACACCTACCGAAGTTTTAATAATCACATTTCTTTTGACATGTGGATATATTTCAAGATATGGTGTTGAGGTCATAGCAAGAATGTGCGAGATTCTCATGCCAGGAATTATTGTAATCATAATTGTGCTCTCCTTTTTTGTATATCAAAGACTTGATTTTTCAAATCTCTTGCCAATTTTGAATATCCCTATCAAAAAGTTAATTCAAGGTATAGGGAGTACAATATTCAGTTTTTTAGGGTTTGAAGTTTTTTTATTTTTCTTACCATATATAAGAAGAAAAGATAAGTTAATCAAAAGTGCTTTTTTTGGATTTTCAGTAACAATTTTGGTTTATGAAGTAATAATAATATTTTGCACTGCTGATTTTGGTTCAAAAGAGATGCAAACTATGGTTTGGCCCACTTTGAATCTTTTTAGAGATGTGACAGTTTTAGAGATTGTAATAGAAAGACCTGAAAGTATAGTTGTTGCTCTGTGGATGATAACAACATATACAACCGAGATTATATTTTTAATGGTAGCAAGCTTGATATTAGCAAGGATATTCAATACAAAAGAACATAACTTTTTCGTGTTTGCTCAGCTTCCGTTTATATATATCCTTTCTTTGATTCCACAGAATGTTTTAGAAACTCAAAAGTATATGGACTTTTTCAGCTACTTTTTTGCAACCTTTGCTGTTTTGA
It contains:
- a CDS encoding rhamnulokinase; its protein translation is MKTINCVGADFGASSGRVFVGSFNGESLELFEVHRFENTPVRINQSLFWDFLYLFNNLKIGIYKAKKQFGELHSIGIDTWGVDYGLVDKRGDLLSNPYHYRDLRTKNAIEEVSRIVSLDKIYEITGIQFMNFNTIFQLYIDYKTRQDIMKNVDSLLFMPDLFAYFLTGIKVNEYTIASTSQLIDAQKRGWSDELIEKLGFEKRIFNDIIYPGNVLGKLTPDVQEELEIGAIPVIAVGSHDTASAVAASPFSDGKTTVYLSCGTWSLMGVELESPLINQNSFNKNFTNEGGVENKIRFLKNITGLWLIQQIRSTWSKKYKEVSFNEISELAQKSNYEYAIDPDSSEFLAPIDILAEIRKWCKNHFGKEPQDLGDIAKAAYSGIVQKYKKTIEEIEELTGFSISKINMVGGGIKDKHLCELTARETKREVIAGPVEATVLGNIMLQLIALGYVKDLREARELLKKSIQFEIYTGR
- a CDS encoding DeoR/GlpR family DNA-binding transcription regulator; amino-acid sequence: MLAIERRQKIMAMLNENKSVLVPELAKLFNVTEETIRRDLEKLEKEGLLKRTYGGAVLVENYNVDIPFEFRNVTNIEGKKQIALTLIKYIEDGDTLVMDSSTSALQVAKLLKTKKKITVITNSEQIVNELKVFEDIKVISTGGTLRNRSLSLVGPIAENTLKSLNANKAIISCKGFDIEKGFTESNELEAQVKKMMIEIADQIYMIVDHTKMNKIALVNIATLDDVDFIFTDKVLPPSQENAIREKNVEIVYC
- a CDS encoding aspartate kinase, with the translated sequence MGIVVQKYGGTSVADKERIFRAARRAVAEYEKGNKVVVVVSAQGDTTDELIEKAKEINENPSKREMDMLLSTGEQISIALMAMAIEKLGYPVISLTGWQAGIKTDSNYSNARIKEIDTERLQRELDKRNIVVVAGFQGINKYDDITTLGRGGSDTTAVALAAALKADKCEIYTDVDGVYTADPRIVPNASKLKEISYDEMLELATLGAKVLHNRSVELAKKYNIPIVVRSSFNDNEGTVVKEVSSVEKLLVSGVACDKDIARVAVIGVENVPGKAFQIFSLLAKENINVDIILQSIGREKTKDISFTVSKSNLKQTLDVLTKNLHVIGAKDITYADNVAKVSIVGAGMVNNPGVAAMMFEALYDAGINIEMISTSEIKISVLIDEKDAEKAVRAIHDKFKLHLLNSNGK
- the thrB gene encoding homoserine kinase produces the protein MISVKVPASSANLGAGFDCMGVALKLYNIIEVEEIEKGLEITSSPDDPSIAKDENNLVFKAMKVVFNEVGWYPKGLRINLINEIPLTRGLGSSAACISGGIYAANLLCGGKLSEEEMIFLAAKMEGHPDNSTPAMIGGLVFAVLEENKVNYIKFVVPNRLKFAVFIPDFQLSTEYARNILPKYIEFKDAVFNVGRAALFASAITTGNYDLLPAATQDRLHQPYRKNLIPDFDKIVNLSLEFGAKGAFLSGAGPSIIALIDENYDSFEQNVKLALSSLELKSKWDLMILEADNSGATVFSVQSSSSFKR
- a CDS encoding homoserine dehydrogenase is translated as MVKIAIMGFGVVGSGVWEVLTKNAASIAKRAGDEIGIKYILDIRDFPDHPAKNLIIKDFDKILNDDEVSIVVETIGGLEPAYTYTKKLLEKGKHVVTSNKELVAKHGPELLRIAKEKNINYFFEAGVGGGIPIIRPLQNCLAGNQITEIAGILNGTTNYILTQMSKYSLSFEEALKQAQEKGYAERNPSNDVDGHDACRKIAILSSIAYSHYVNYVNIYTEGISKVTKEDMEYAEELGCTIKLIAMSKKLDSTTVFARVSPLMILQKSPFANVDDVFNAILVKGDAIGDVMFYGQGAGKLPTASAVVGDIIDIVKHIDKSYVYTWGISGDIKVLNIDETTCRFFVRVKYKDLSKAKDAVSIIFNDCMIVNTHKPIGENEFAFVTHEMKEREFKEKISQLEKLPAIEKVLSIIRYDENI
- a CDS encoding CLC_0170 family protein; its protein translation is MISLSDIITKYSILMFFLSGILIFLLDIRELKSKNLKREANLAKITGSVLIVLGIIFYIVKIFL